The following are encoded together in the Zingiber officinale cultivar Zhangliang chromosome 8A, Zo_v1.1, whole genome shotgun sequence genome:
- the LOC122008159 gene encoding GTPase activating protein 1-like — protein MVPEMLGLLKVKVQRGFNLAVRDFWSSDPYVIVKMGKQKLKTRVVRRNTNPVWNEELTLSVEDPNLPVRLEVFDKDTFSLDDPMGRAEFDIRMLVEAVKMKLEGLPNGTIITTVTPCRKNCLAEVSRVYWSDGEVFQDLILRLRDVERGEVELKLRWVSTQSSRDL, from the exons ATGGTGCCGGAAATGCTCGGCCTCCTCAAGGTGAAGGTGCAGCGAGGGTTTAACCTCGCCGTACGAGACTTTTGGAGCAGCGATCCCTACGTCATCGTCAAGATGGGCAAGCAG AAATTGAAGACTCGAGTAGTAAGGCGAAATACCAATCCTGTTTGGAACGAAGAACTGACGCTTTCTGTTGAAGATCCTAACCTTCCAGTGAGACTG GAAGTGTTCGACAAGGACACATTTAGCCTAGACGATCCCATGGGCCGCGCAGAATTTGACATACGCATGCTAGTGGAGGCCGTGAAGATGAAGTTGGAAGGTCTGCCGAATGGCACCATAATTACTACGGTGACGCCCTGTAGGAAAAACTGCTTAGCCGAGGTGAGTCGTGTCTACTGGTCAGATGGCGAAGTGTTTCAAGATCTTATCCTCCGACTCAGAGATGTTGAACGTGGTGAAGTGGAGCTCAAGCTGCGCTGGGTCAGCACTCAAAGCTCCAGGGATCTGTGA